The Montipora foliosa isolate CH-2021 chromosome 14, ASM3666993v2, whole genome shotgun sequence genome window below encodes:
- the LOC137984580 gene encoding uncharacterized protein: MASRTTTWTLMLPVLFTALTATALAAPGNSHLLLPHGFNSTTFKSRKRQEIIFLRDDFTHKRSREGETLANIEKHGKSLSAEGKVFKDAHKTDSYDDLDTYQGPALKEQAASKDKGPPEIHEEEKKSDAYEVVSEGHDSPDISSPSEYETPRIVKASHHRHRHRPRLHSMGRDSERFIGYHRSGLHIISLDGDDNDDRLLTNKDRRLYGSIGSPISMPVRTRGQHSYDSNDYIPPSVVPVSQNELSGPPRDDGESRDQIFPIFRRRDPLTFSQSSQLTQPEELMQPFRPLSPKALSVGDRPNMLWLPLYSYQSGSDPEVVPITSQNAFPASQPQLGTTPAQYTSTPANGAFNNGLVLQSALQVPLLQSQYINPSFDPTPQFNGQFLLNSQQLDPRSLYQLQAQPQMQLTRVSMPQVSQAQPLIFPSQMQMTPTLLSAESQNFNRPPTQWVDEDGRERSEVLDRGKDKSDDDRSQDDQDVDDGDDDDDDEQGRHEGSRYYERDGDSPREEEYNDGSNRPPEYSRERSYSQDETGPSEEGEDTDEPEEEYNERAGGRSFERNDAPAYGDQTTDSRSPDDRNDDDEGNLSNRNIFATRYPQQNSFLSMQSFMGPSRGFRFPRLPMPTSARISAQSMASYQMAHPSSDPQGDNFRRPKVSTPTPNIPHGNDMNLKISPLSPAEAQFVENKAALEPNFTPPIASKDTIPGKSSKIRYGLQNVLIRLNGKDIEDSSQLRSKIVNGQIVQGQGKLIKSKGPVRVKLSHTKGPKHLKIIDIIAPKHFQVYDTKSNIRRPTNVLNGTKKAEESVVSKNLQKVLDNIT; encoded by the exons ATGGCGTCCAGAACCACCACATGGACTTTGATGCTGCCAGTCCTGTTTACAGCTTTGACAG CCACTGCACTCGCAGCTCCCGGAAACAGTCACCTTCTTTTGCCTCATGGCTTTAACAGCACGACATTTAAATCccgaaaaaggcaagaaataatATTTCTTCGCGATGACTTCACTCACAAACGAAGTAGAGAAGGAGAGACTCTTGCAAATATCGAAAAACACGGCAAAAGCCTGTCAGCTGAGGGAAAGGTATTTAAAGACGCGCACAAGACTGATAGTTACGACGACTTAGATACTTATCAAGGACCTGCTCTTAAGGAACAAGCAGCCAGCAAAGACAAAGGTCCACCTGAAATACacgaagaagagaagaagagcGATGCGTATGAGGTGGTTTCTGAAGGCCATGACAGTCCTGATATTTCTTCGCCAAGTGAATACGAAACTCCTAGAATTGTTAAGGCCAGTCATCATAGACATCGTCATCGTCCACGACTACATTCAATGGGGCGCGATTCGGAGAGATTTATAGGGTATCACAGATCCGGACTCCATATTATTTCTCTAGATGGAGATGATAATGACGATAGACTATTGACTAATAAAGACAGAAGACTGTATGGCTCTATTGGGTCACCTATTTCTATGCCTGTTAGGACTAGAGGGCAACATTCGTACGATTCAAACGATTACATTCCACCCAGCGTAGTACCAGTCTCTCAAAATGAGTTATCCGGTCCTCCTCGGGATGATGGTGAATCGCGAGACCAAATCTTTCCAATTTTTAGGAGACGTGACCCTCTAACGTTTTCTCAATCATCGCAATTAACTCAACCAGAAGAGCTAATGCAACCTTTCCGACCACTTAGTCCAAAGGCTCTTTCCGTGGGTGATCGACCAAATATGCTTTGGCTACCGTTATATAGCTATCAATCAGGCTCAGACCCCGAGGTTGTTCCTATTACGTCGCAGAACGCTTTTCCTGCATCTCAGCCTCAATTAGGGACGACTCCGGCACAGTATACTTCTACTCCTGCCAATGGCGCCTTTAACAATGGGCTAGTGCTACAATCAGCGTTACAAGTTCCTTTACTGCAGTCACAATACATCAATCCGTCTTTCGATCCGACCCCGCAATTTAACGGACAATTTCTGTTAAATAGTCAACAACTTGATCCACGATCCCTATACCAGCTTCAAGCTCAGCCACAGATGCAGTTAACTCGAGTCTCCATGCCACAGGTTTCGCAAGCGCAACCACTTATATTTCCATCTCAAATGCAGATGACACCAACCTTGTTGAGTGCTGAAAGTCAAAACTTTAATCGACCACCCACTCAGTGGGTCGACGAAGATGGCCGTGAACGTAGTGAAGTGTTGGATCGTGGGAAAGACAAATCTGATGATGATAGGTCGCAAGATGACCAAGATGtagatgatggtgatgatgatgatgatgatgaacaaGGGAGACATGAAGGCAGCAGATACTATGAAAGGGATGGAGATTCTCCTCGAGAGGAAGAATACAATGATGGATCCAATCGGCCTCCAGAGTATTCACGCGAGCGATCGTATTCTCAAGACGAGACAGGACCTTCTGAAGAAGGGGAGGATACAGATGAGCCCGAAGAAGAATATAATGAGCGTGCTGGTGGCCGTTCATTTGAGCGAAATGACGCCCCTGCATATGGTGACCAAACTACAGATTCGCGATCTCCAGATGACAGAAATGACGACGATGAAGGCAATCTCTCGAACAGAAATATATTTGCAACACGTTACCCTCAGCAGAACAGCTTCCTATCAATGCAAAGTTTCATGGGACCAAGCCGTGGCTTTAGATTCCCAAGATTACCAATGCCGACTTCAGCACGAATTAGCGCTCAGTCGATGGCAAGCTATCAAATGGCTCATCCTTCCTCGGATCCGCAAGGAGATAATTTCAGGAGACCTAAAGTATCAACCCCCACTCCTAATATACCGCATGGCAACGATATGAATTTAAAAATCTCTCCGCTGAGCCCAGCGGAGGCCCAATTTGTTGAAAACAAAGCAGCATTGGAGCCAAACTTTACACCCCCAATTGCATCCAAGGACACAATTCCAGGCAAATCTAGCAAAATTCGCTATGGACTGCAAAACGTATTAATAAGACTGAACGGCAAAGATATAGAAGATTCCTCTCAACTAAGAAGCAAAATTGTTAATGGACAGATCGTGCAAGGACAAGGAAAGTTGATCAAATCGAAAGGTCCAGTCCGGGTGAAACTTTCACACACTAAGGGTCCGAAGCATTTAAAAATAATTGACATTATTGCACCAAAACATTTTCAAGTGTACGATACTAAaagtaatatcagaaggcctacAAACGTTTTGAATGGAACTAAAAAGGCAGAGGAATCCGTTGTAAGCAAAAATCTGCAAAAGGTCCTCGATAACATAACGTGA
- the LOC137984586 gene encoding uncharacterized protein, which yields MQYLLLLLLLESLVFHINSYNYGGSKKNTVHKMQKRVQMATKEELLGEDTNRLDQAEYTLQSMTSPETHEADRFFNKRPSKQIGPLRVDTLSPAQVSFIQTSTQWHKYFKPSSPSRIPSNIFPDDPVLYPGMKSLKENEGEAEGFPETRPGGLGNQFFPKRHRPSYDTWNSYGSESESEEGTFQRQKDYGDTPFMDKSWMNPKSTAGERTPEEGYQSFDGKTLAVPEPKQGELPEHLHRFDSQSEDEENFRGGDIGLGNLRHNKLPEDGKANLLEKLDEFKANSVMPQEDEDKELFAGENQKSFSLRPSLLGPTGSLGTALAEELLQKGKGKFKPIEDSTDIVQGRPEANELHELRLLARPMLDERASERNVMYKHLDDTNGDTSHVVLVRSHQLKDGPKDMPSGEHPANTTHNEKQNFLKNKLKKKLNVLYRSGNKRKNFKFTYNCQKQRPRKQNYVKKKSSH from the exons ATGCAATacctgttattgttattattgctGGAAAGTTTAGTGTTTCATATCAATTCATATAACTATGGTG GTAGCAAGAAAAACACAGTTCATAAAATGCAGAAAAGAGTACAAATGGCGACGAAGGAAGAACTACTCGGAGAGGACACCAACAGACTCGATCAAGCAGAGTATACATTGCAAAGTATGACAAGTCCAGAAACACATGAAGCAGACagatttttcaataaacgtCCTTCAAAACAAATAGGCCCACTTAGAGTAGACACTTTGTCTCCAGCTCAGGTTTCCTTCATCCAAACTAGCACCCAATGGCACAAGTACTTTAAGCCATCATCTCCATCACGAATCCCATCAAACATCTTTCCAGATGACCCTGTTCTTTATCCAGGAATGAAATCTTTGAAGGAAAATGAAGGTGAAGCTGAAGGTTTCCCTGAAACAAGACCTGGTGGCTTGGGGAATCAATTTTTTCCAAAACGCCACCGACCAAGTTATGATACTTGGAATTCATACGGATCTGAAAGTGAATCAGAAGAAGGAACCTTTCAACGTCAAAAGGATTACGGTGATACTCCATTTATGGACAAAAGCTGGATGAACCCAAAATCGACGGCTGGAGAAAGGACGCCTGAAGAAGGTTACCAGAGTTTTGATGGAAAAACATTAGCTGTGCCAGAACCAAAGCAAGGGGAACTGCCTGAACACCTACACCGTTTTGACAGCCAATCCGAAGATGAAGAAAACTTCAGAGGAGGCGACATTGGTCTAGGAAATCTGAGACACAATAAATTGCCAGAAGATGGTAAAGCTAACCTCCTGGAAAAACTTGACGAGTTTAAGGCAAATAGTGTTATGCCTCAGGAAGACGAAGATAAAGAGTTGTTCGCTGGAGAAAATCAAAAGTCGTTCTCCTtaagaccttcgctgttaggcCCCACAGGTAGCCTCGGAACAGCCCTTGCTGAAGAACTTCTCCAAAAGGGTAAAGGAAAATTCAAGCCAATTGAAGACTCTACTGACATCGTCCAAGGTAGACCAGAAGCAAATGAACTGCACGAATTAAGGCTCCTCGCAAGACCAATGCTTGATGAGAGGGCcagtgaaagaaatgtaatgTACAAACACCTGGATGATACTAACGGAGACACGAGTCACGTGGTTCTTGTAAGAAGTCATCAACTTAAGGACGGCCCAAAGGATATGCCTTCTGGTGAACATCCTGCAAACACTACGCATaacgaaaaacaaaactttctgaaaaacaaattgaagaaaaagTTAAATGTTCTTTATAGATCagggaacaaaagaaaaaatttcaagtttacttACAATTGTCAAAAACAGAGGCCTCGCAAACAAAATTATGTTAAGAAAAAAAGTTCTCACTGA
- the LOC137984603 gene encoding uncharacterized protein, giving the protein MILNIIFLLLLFSLNLNTGSFWPIPHGPYFPYYVPARFGFPGGRAVNYLAHETEAFGDDLSSLISERTRDVSTLGDEIQHATDAQSQIVEDIGREVDADESMPFPARNAEEPYLPIEEDSDSVDEPAEKR; this is encoded by the exons ATGATTTTGAACATTATCttcttgttgttattgtttAGTTTGAACCTTAATACAG GAAGCTTTTGGCCAATTCCTCATGGGCCATACTTTCCTTATTATGTCCCAGCCCGATTTGGATTTCCTGGTGGACGAGCTGTCAATTATCTAGCACACGAAACAGAGGCTTTCGGGGATGATCTTAGTTCTCTTATATCTGAACGAACTCGGGATGTTTCCACATTAGGAGACGAGATACAGCATGCAACCGATGCGCAAAGTCAGATTGTGGAAGATATTGGACGAGAGGTGGACGCAGATGAGTCAATGCCTTTTCCAGCGAGAAATGCAGAAGAACCTTACCTCCCAATAGAGGAGGATAGTGACAGTGTCGATGAACCTGCAGAAAAAAGATGA